The following DNA comes from Saccopteryx leptura isolate mSacLep1 chromosome 7, mSacLep1_pri_phased_curated, whole genome shotgun sequence.
CGAGGTTACTATTATATATGTGTTGGAACCCCAGAGAAGCTAGTTGTTTGGCTGTACTGCATGGCCATGGACTACACATCACATCATCATATCCCCTGGAATAACTTAAAAATACAGGCTCTGTTGATGGTAGATGAAAAATACGGTCCTGTTCTGTGATAGATAACACATACTGAGCTTTGAAGGTTAGTAGAAAACTGTAGGAgtcatcagtaaataaataaaaaaaaattgtccaggTGGAAAGGTTTAGAAGCtctaaataaacaagaaattgtCCTAGTGCATCAATTTTCTACCTAAGTGTATTATTAACAAAGACTTGATTTTTCTAGCTTTATTTAGAAAACTTGCCTTGTCAAGAATGAAAACTACAGGTTCTATAGATTAAGGGTGACAGAACTTTATATGGTCAGGTTGCAAAATACCtgtttgaaagaataaaaagaacactACAATCAATTCAAATGGAGTCTTGTAAACACTAAATACTAGTATATGATACTATGGAAATATATTATATGACCAGGAAGAATTAAAGAAATTGCCATTAGAATGTGTGGGATTTGTTACACATAAATAAGCAATAATTTAAGAAGGGCTaaatcaggctttttttttttacaaaatgaaaaagaaataaacaaaggaTTGAATAGTACAATGAAGACTGTATTACATTCAGACAATAAAGAATTGTCTTTTCATCCGCAAGgtcaaaaatatctttattgttGGTGACAGAAAGTACAGAATAATATAAATGGaagcatgaaataaaaaattatgaaactaTCTAGAAACCTATATAAATATAGACTCTCcctttttataaatattcaataCATTATTTGACACATTGGTTCAATGAAACTCCATAAGCACAATTTTAAGTGTCTTGATTTGGGCATAAATCCAGTAAATTATGTATTCCCAATACCTATCAGagctttctcactaaaaatatatgttcatagTCTACTTTGAGAATATTCTAAAatagttatttccattttcataataATTAGTACAGTTATGActagagtagtcttggttttctaaggaaaaaattattctgaGATATTATCAATAAGGGAAAGTGTGATAATAAAGAGggagtattttctttaaaatgtgctaatgcttttattctcatttttaataacattaattttgctgaaagagattttattttctgtcacaGAAATATCACTATCTACTACAGCTCTAGTCTATTGCCCACCGATCTTCTAACCCCTCCCTGTATCTACCTCACAATGGATTGAATTCTTCTTGAGCACATAAAGGCAACATTTACTAAACAGAATTCTGACTGACAATTGCTTCGCCCTTCCAGTAGAACAATCCGGGACACTAACACTGAGGAAGCAGGCTTCTACTGAATTTCACCCTGCAGATGCcaagaaaacaactcaaaatctttTCTGAAGATAATAGGAAaggcaaaatattttgaaaagttgaTTTTCAGAGTATAAGATAGTGTTTAAAAGTTAAGAAAGGGGTAACAACAGACTTTCTATCAGCTTCAAGGTACAGGAAAAGAATcccaaaagaaatataagaatcATTTCCAAAAGATCTCTTTCTTTTACTGACACTTTCCCCAGCACTGCTCCTTTTAAAGCCAAATCCTGCGATTCCCCGGGGGTCCTGCTGTTTAGGGCTTAGCATATAATGCTGTTAGTgaagttttaaaatgcaaatatccaTGAATAAatgtaaagtcttttttttttttatttgaagttaCCGGACTGAATTTTGTCTAAGGTTATTTCCACATTATTCTATAGTGAACCAGAAAGCAAGCTTCCACGTCTTTAAAGGGGAGAACTGAAGTAAGGTTTACAAAGATGCCTCTCAGGAAAATAGAATTAGCTTTTGCTTTAGTGGGCCTGAGAACTTCTTAGATCCAGTTAGTTTATAAATGCATCATCGACTCAAATTCGTCAATTCTTTGCTTGGTATTCCCCTTCCTTATTTTCCGATAAGATATCGTATTGTATCTTGAATAAGCATTTCTGGAAACATCGCTCTTCTTCCCAAAACCTGGCTGCTCCTCAGGCGTGACAGGCTGGGAACTGGGGCTGCTCAGTGGCGAGTCCTCACTTGGATCACCTTCCTCTCTTAAGTGAGAACCCTCTTcggtttttttcttaaattctatcACTCGAacttcatcttcatcatcatcctcaTTGTTAATTTCTTCATCCCAAACCTCTTGCGCTTCGTCACACAACACATCAACTTGGCTAGGTTTTCGGAATCCCAGCCATTCAATTTCAGTTGCTTGGTAAGCTTTGTTCTTCCTACCTTCATCTTCCCTTTCTCCTAGAGGTTGCTCAGCAATCCTTTCCTTTTGTCTACTTGTTTCCTGGTTACCGCTGCTCAGAGGAACCTTCTCCCACTGATGCCCTGTAGTAAAATCAATTGATAGTTGAGATGTGCAgactaaatataataatatttagatgttattttccaaattatttttctggaCAATCATTTTCCCACATATGTCTTATGGCATATTATTTTATGGGTTACGAAGatattttatacaataaaatggGCTACTCCATCAAATTAGTTTGAAAAACTCTGCATTAAACACAGTTAAGTAACCTTCTTcagaatttattcaagtcttttaaaTGCTAATGAATATTGTAAATCTCCAAGAAAGTTGGCAGCTCAACTTTATTTGACTATGgatttcttgttgttgttatggACTACTCTCTTGAGTGAGACTGGTATTCCCTGAGACACACTTCTAAAACTCTTGTCTAGCCTATCATGACTGGatgtgaatatataaaataaatatttggacctatattttaacacacacacacatacatacatacactgtTCTCaaagaaaattaggaaaatatctcacagggggaaataaatttctttttatagtaaAAACAATGATTGCCCACATCTAGTCATACTCAGAGTAGCATATTCAGTATTTGGCCACCATACTTTTCAGAGTTGTCTTAAGGTACCAGGTgtagagggaggagcagaggacCACAAATGCTCTGAAATCATGAGCTGAGGCTAACTAAAACACCAAACCCACCAAAACATACACACTTTAGTGTAATACTTGCCAGTAATTCCTAGAGAGCCAAGATTTAAAACTAATGTTGAGATCATATCAACATAGTACTAGACTATCCCATTGTTTTAGACATGTTCCTAATGACAGTAATTCAAGTTGTTTGGTACTTTTAAAAGGCTTAATTCGTTACAAACATCACTTTATAAACATATGATATCAGTATATTCTCAACTAtatagattaaaaatgaaaaagattagtTATAAAAGCGTAGAGGTAGTTCTCTGAGCTTTCACCCCTAGAAAACTCGGGTGGAAAGCTCCAGTCTGTAAAGGGCAAGATTCAGAAACATTATGTGCGTTATGTCCCTGGTCAGTCCTGAGTTCACTACTACCTTTCAACACCTGAGTCTAAATGAGAAACGAAGGtttctctctgcccttccctttCACGGTTTTCTATTTTCACTGAAAGATGTTCACAAGTTCATTTCCATCAAAAGcaattttcattctctttttattttttcccaaactATAGCAATCAATTTGTAAACTtacaaaaaaggataaaaataaagactgatTATCTCTTCTAACTGGTTGTACACAGGTGTCCAATTAACATTAGAATGTTTGCTATCATCTtgagctttcttttattttcttcttttctacaaGAACCAAAGAAACTAATCTTTTTGCTCATATTCATGATTCGGACATGGAGTAGTCATGCATAAAATTacttcttaaatttaaattatagttttcCTCTACATTTTTTagcatctttctattttttaacccaGGGGCATCCTCTTCGGAGACTTTATAGCTGCTTgccattctgaaaataaaaaacaacagaatGTATACTTCTAGCTTACAAGAAAAACATATGTTCTACCAAACACAAAAAGATTCATTCGGACAAAAATTCAGCCTGAGAcccactattttaaaaatcaagactgCTTTTGTTCTCTATTTGGTGAAAAATGAAAGATCCCAGAAAACTGTTGCTTCATTGGACTTCCTGTTTAGAAATCTGAAAGGGGCTCCAGATGGAATATTGAGATTCCTACCTCTAAAAGCTATGTTAGAAGCAGAAAGACTCAGGCAGGGAGGTTTAGCTCATTTCATAGAGGCTTAAGCATGATAAAGTATCTGTGATCATGTAAGGACTTAACAATGTCTGTTGCTCACTCCATTCATCCTTAAATGTCTGTCCAGCAGACCACTGCCTGTGGTTAGCAGACAGGCTTAGAGGCGTTGGGCAGAGAGGACAAACCCAGGAAACCGCCAGTCAGATCTAGGTCTTCCTGGGCATTTACTATGTGATTTGATATTCTAATAATTCAACCGTTAATCTcttcaatatttttcttgttaaagTCTTAACTAAACAAAATTACTTAGGTATAAAAAGCTGACTTCAATTTTGAGATAAGACATTGATGGCTGCAAAAGAGGACATAAATGATTAATTAGTAGATTTTTATTATTcactgtatttggaaattatttaaatgtagACATTTCCTTAGAAGTCTAAAAGATTGTGTGTCTCTTAGGCTCTTGAGTGTACTTGAAATATAATATCATCActtaaaaatcaatgttttttatCCTCCCATTTTCtgaaaaacacaattaaaattaaCTTCATCACCTGGAAAATTTCTTTGACAAGAATTAGGTAACATTTTGTGCCTACATCAGAGGCCTGAAATTTTCCTTTAGATCAAATAAATTTATAGGATTATTTTAAACTATGTCAATTGCAAACTTTTAAGGATAAACCCACTTTGAACACATTTACGTTTCACAAGGTGCTGGACAAAGATTTGGAGATACTAAATCAAAAATAAAGGTtgatttaatgaaaaaatttaagagaCAGATGCATTGTCAAGCCAAACTGTGACAATCAATTACAGCAATCCCTGCAGTCTCAGTGCTGAAGCTACTAGAATATTTTGTAAGTGGAACCCACAGATTGTCAGTACTCCCTTATCTGCCTAGAGCAGCTTTGAGCTCTGAAAGGCATTGCCTGGGTTGCTTTCTACACACCAGATGTATGTAACACCCCACGCCAGAACCATCATCCACATCTACTCAAACAAATTCTGTGTACAAGATGGAGGTAGATTCCTCTTACCTTCTCTGAATGTCACTTCATCAACACTTGTTTCTTGGAGAGAAAGATCTGTGATGGCTTTATGAACAATAAAGAGATTCTCTTCTGGTTTTTctgtggaaacacacacacacaggattaatattttaatatttaagtagTCTAAGGTTCAATACATTATTAATTTAGACTCTTTGATTTTTAATTGTGATCACTAAAGATAACTTCTTCACTCTGCCACCTCATTTCTTCATTGGttccttttatttataaacataCTGATAATCTTCCTTTAATATCTTTGATTTGTAACCATCATTTACACACTTTAAGGTATATTTAGAAAAACAACTTGAAGATCTGAGTTCCTTTGGCTCAAATGATAATGGGGCtatccataataataataaataccgGCAGCTAACATTTATCCAACACTGAGTAATGCTCCCAGCAATCTGGCAAATATTGACACTATTTCTCTACCTTCTGCTGAGAACACTAAGTCTTCAGGAAGCTAGGAAGTTGTCCAGAGTCACAGAGCTATCAAACAAGTAAGTCTGAATGTGACCTGAGCAGAGGTTTGGTGCTGATGCTCTGCAGCCCCACCAGGAAAAGGGGCCACATTTGGGCAGGGA
Coding sequences within:
- the ERMN gene encoding ermin; the protein is MTDVPVTFSQVEVNGDTPPENGKLPITKTNEKFSDVDGPPPCYRVGPDLEDLPTEGEEEKSEKLQGKKLLNWSMDEKILKEKPEENLFIVHKAITDLSLQETSVDEVTFREGHQWEKVPLSSGNQETSRQKERIAEQPLGEREDEGRKNKAYQATEIEWLGFRKPSQVDVLCDEAQEVWDEEINNEDDDEDEVRVIEFKKKTEEGSHLREEGDPSEDSPLSSPSSQPVTPEEQPGFGKKSDVSRNAYSRYNTISYRKIRKGNTKQRIDEFESMMHL